The Hymenobacter swuensis DY53 genome includes the window AGCAGCGCCCCGGTAGCAGCAGTAAGCGGAGGCAGTTGCACCTGCAGCCCCTCGCCCAAACGGGTGCGCTGCAGAAACAGGTAGGCCTCGCCGAACTTCATTTCCTCCGCCAACGACACCACTTCCTGGTCCTGGCTGTCGAGCACGTAGCGGTACACTTGGCTGAGTTGGCGGATAAAGCGGGAAGCGCGTACGGAGTCGTTTTCCTCTACCAGCGAGGTCAGCGCGTTCAGGGAGTTGAACAGGAAGTGCGGGTCGAGCTGGCGGCGCAGACTGTCGGCCTGGGCCTGGGCGTTTTCCTTTTCCAGCCGCTGGGCCCGCACCGATACCTCGCGCCAGCTCAGCAGAAACGAGCGGCTATGCATGAACAAGGACACCACCAGCGTAATGCCCAGCGGTATCACAAACGCCTTCCAGCTGATGCTCCAGAACGGCTTGTGAAAGTAACCTACCCGGAACGCCGTCGTCACCACCAGAATAACCAGCAGCGAGGCCAGCAACGATACGGCCACCGTGGTCAGAAACCGCCGCAGCGGGTTTTCCGTCCAGTCGACGTAGCGGTTCAGCAATTCGGAGGGCACGCCGTTGGCCAGCCACAGGCCGGTGGTATAGCAGAAGTTGTAGCCGAAGGAGATGAGAAAATTCTCGCTCCAGACCGCACAGCCCGGACAAAAGGCGAAGCTCAGCACCACCGACAGCACCAGCATCAGACCCAGCGTTTTCAGCCAAGTGTATTTCGGGTAGTATTTCCCCAATACGGCGGATTGTTCCATGAGCAAGCGAAGTGACAAGCGAAGCGAAAAGATACACAGCGGCAGTTGGACCAAGTCCGACAGCTGCAACCGGCCCGACAGCTGGCAGCTGCCGGACAGGGGCGGCCGTTACTTGGCGGCGGTGGCAGTTTCGTAGGCTTTCAGGCGGCCCAGTAGCTGCCGCTCGCCCCAGTTGGGGGCCAGGGCCGAGGCGGGCCGGAAGGCAGCGAAACGGGCTTTGGCTTCTTCGTACACGGGCTTGGCCACCTCGGCCCCGCCCCCGAACATGGCGGGCGTGTAGTAGAGGTTGTTGGCTTCCACTAGGTAGATGCGGGGGTTGGCGGGGTTGAGTTTTTTGGCCTGGGCCAGCGCCTCCTTCACCATGCCCGAGTACTTCATGGAACGCAGCATGGGCGACACGCCGAGGCGGGCCTGGTAAATGTAACTCTGCAGCACCAGCAGTTCGGCTTCGTCGCCGCCCAGCTTGCGGGCCTGGGCCAGGGCAGCCTCAGCACGGTCGAGGTAGACATCCTTCACGTCGCCGTCTTCCTTGCTTTGGAAGCAGGTGATGAGGCGGGCGTAGGCCTGGTAGTAGCGGGGCAGCCAGTCCTGGGGGGCCACGGTGGCGGCGCGCTCCAGCCGGGCATCCAGCTGCTTGAGCACGGCCGGCTCGCCGGTGCTCATCAGCTCCTTCACGGTGGTTCCCAGCAGGGCGGCGTAGGAGCCGGCCGGAGCGGCTGCGGCAGTGGTGGCAGGGGCCGCAGGGGCGGCCGGAGCGGCGTTCTGGGCCAGGGTAGCAAGGGAGGCAGTTACGCAGGCGAGGGTCAGCAGGGCAGTTTTCATGGCGGTAAGAGGGTTTGTGGTGGTTGATGATTCAAAGGTGCATCCCGCCCACCACCCCCGAAACTCGCCGTTACCGAAGCGTCGGATTACCCGGATGAAGCGTCGGATTTTCGTCTTCCGTTGCTTTCCGTTTTGGTGACCTGTCGCGCAGGTGACAACGGCCGTCACACAGGTGACAATACCGGTTACACGAGTGACAACGGCTCCTGCACAAGTGACAACGCCCGTCGCACGGGTGACAGCTTCCGTCGCATGGATGACAGAGGCCGTCGCACAGATGACAGCTTCCGTCGCACGTGTGACAGAGGCCGTCGCACGGGTGACACAGGCTGTCGCACAGATGACAGCGGGCATTGCGTGGGTGACAGCGGGCATTGCATGGGTGGCTGCGAGCGAAGCGGAACCACCGGTCAGGCAGCTGCAAGTAGTCGGGTCGGTTGACGGTTGCTGATGTTGCGCCGGCCTCGGGCGGACGAATCATACGACAAACGGCCCGACAGCTTACAGCTGCCGGACCGGGACCTCCCAACCAAAAACCCACAACGAAAAACCAACAACCAAAAACGCTATTCCGGCCGCTCGTTCACATCACCCGGCGACTTCTTATTGATGGAGATGAACACGCCCAGAAACACCATGCGCGGCGCGGTGGGGCCGATGGCCACGCGGTTGAACTGCCCATCGGCGGCGGGTTGGGTGGCGTAGCGGTAGCCGAACACGTTCGGGCGGCCCAGCACGTTGTTCACGGCTGCATGCACCACCGTGTAGTGCCCCAGCAGGCGCGTGATGTAGCTGGCGTTCAGGCTCAGCTCCTGGTAGCTGGGCAGGCGGCCCTGGTTATAGCCGGCCTCGGGCTGGTTTAGGTCGTGGTAGCGGCGGGGGCTGCCGTAGCTGGCCGTGGCCCCCAGCAGCGTGTGCAGCCCGCCTACCCAGTACTTGCCCACCACCGATACGCTGTGCCGGGCCGCGAAGGTGGGCACGGCCGCCACCGGGTCGTGGCGGTACTGGCGGCGGGTATCCAGGAAGCCGTAGCTGATATAGTACTCCAGATTTTTCACCGTTTTCCGGTCGCGCCACAGCACATCCAGGCCCCGGGCGTAGCCGCTGCCGCCGTTGTCGTAGCCCAGCGGGTTGCGCGGGGCCGAGCCCTCGAAGCGGGTGAGGTGGCGGTAGGTTTTGTGGTAGGCTTCCACCTGCAGCAGCTGCCGGTCGTGGGTGTACTGGTAGGTGAGCACCGCATGGGTGGCCTGCTCGAAGCGCAGCCGAGGCTGCACCAGCAGCAGCGCGTTGTCGGGGTTCTGGTAAAACCGCCCGTAGGCGCCCGATACCGAGCTATTGCCGGAAGTCTGATACGCCAGGGCCACGCGGGGGGCAGAGTTCCAGCGGCGCAGCACCGCCGAGTACTCGGTGCGCGCCCCCACCCGACCTGCCAGCCGGTTGGTGAGCTGAAAGTCGGATTCCACGAAGCCCGCCGCCCGCTGCTCGCTGAACGCCGGCCGGTACACAGTGGCCTCGGCCACGTTGGGCTGCACCTGCTGGCGCACCTGCTGGGCCAGCACCTCGGCCCCCACCTTCACGTTCCAGCGGGTTGCCGCCGAGTCGTTGATGAGTACCACCCGGCCCACCACCGCCTGCTCCAGCGTGCGCAGCCGTACCGAATCGGGCCGTAGCTGCTGGTTGTCGCGGCTCAGGGCCAGGCCGGTCTGCAGGCTCCAGCCCCGGCGCAGCGGGCTCCGGAAGGTAGTGTTGAGGTAGCCGTTGCCGTTGCGCAGCCCCACCGTCTGGGTGCCGGCCGGCTCGGGGCTGGGCTGGCCAATCCGGAACTGCTGACTGGTCCAAGTGCCGTACACTTTCAGCATGCCCGCCTGGCCGGTGCGGTGATGCAGGGACACGGAAATAGCCAGCCCGCGCGGGGCCTGGTCCCAGCGCACGTTCTGGGGCAGCAGGCCGGTGTAGGGCGTCAGGTTGGTGTAGTCGGCCGTAACGGCCAAGGAGGTCCGCTCCCACCGCTTGGTGCGCGAGGCCCCCAGGAACACCGAGGTAGCCGAAAGGCCGGTCTGGGTTTCGGGGGCTAGATCCGTCGAGTTCAGCAGCAGCACGCCCGACAGCGCCTGCCCGTACAGCGCCGAGTAGCCGCCGGTGCTGAACACGGTGCCTTTGAACAGCGTGGGCGCAAACCGCCCCCGGGCCGGCACGGCCGCCACGGTAGCATTGTAGGGGTTCTGCACGGGCAGCCCATCCAGGTAGGTTTTGGTTTCCGACGCCGCCCCGCCCCGCACGAACAGCATGCCGTCTTCGCCAACGCGGGTAGTACCGGGCAGGGTGTTGAACGCGGCGGCCACATCGGCCAGCGCGCCGGCGGTGGTTTGCACGTCGCGGGTGTTGAGGGCGGCGCTGCGGTGCTCGTCGCTGGCCTCGAAGGCCCCGGCCGTAATCACCACCGAGCCCAGGGCGTGGGGCTCACTTTTGAGCACGAGCGTGAGCGGCAGCGGCTGCCCGGTCAGCTCCACGGCCCGCTCCGTGGTAATGAACCCCAGCAGACTGGCCTGGAGCACGTAGCTGCCCCGTACCGGGGTATCGAACCGGAACCGGCCCACCGAATCGGTGCTGGCCCCGTCGAAAGTGGTTTTGAGGAACACGTTCACACCCGGCAGCGGCTGGCCCGCCGCGTCGCGCACGGTGCCGCTCAGGGTGGTGGTCTGGGCCTGCACCGGGAGGCCGGCCAGCAGGAAGAAGAACAGGTAGAGGAGGCGTTTCATAGCAACGGCAGCGAAGTGATGCCCGAAAGTGGGCCGCTGCCGCCGCCGCTGAAACTCGCCGTTACCGAAGCGTCGGATTCGGTGGATGAAGCGTTGGAGCGATAAACAATGCGTACTTATTCCCTCACTGGCTCCGTCACGGCAATCATCACCCCAAAGTCTCCGTCCAACTGCTCCCACTGCCGGGCCGGCAGGTACGTCCGGGACACGAAGCCATCCAGACACAGCGCGTTGCGGCAGCCCCGCCGCTGGAAGTAGCGGGCAAAATCGCACAGATTTACCGGCTCTTTCGACATAACCAGCAGTACCCGGCCATCCGGCAGCACGCCCACGCCATTACGCACGTTCAGGTTGCGGGAACCGGCCTGAAAGGCCGGATGAATCCGGCCCTCCACTACCAACATCGGCCCCGACTGCGTGGCGTAGCGTATCTGCGGGCCAGACCGGAAAGCGGTAGTGGGCTGGATAACCGCCCGGCCACCGGTAGTGAGAAAAAATACGCCGTTGGGCCGCAGGTAGAAGTTGCCGCGGCCGCTCCCCGTATCCAAAGGAGTACGTAGTCGGCCATTTTCAATGTACAGTCCGACCGGCACGTTACCCATGCGGTACATGCCGCCATTGGCGGCGAATACCAGCCGCTGCTGTTTGCTGGCGAGCCACTCGCGCAAACGGGCAAGGCTGCGCAACGGCTTTCCTTTCTCATCCCGCCAGTACAGGGCCAGCCGACGCGGCTCCACGGAATAGGATAAAAAGCGGGGTTTGGTTGGAGCTACAGTTTTGGTAGTGGCTGATGCTTGCGGCTCACAGCCTGACAACAGGCCAACGGTGGCAAGCAGCAACGCCATCCAACCCAGCCCAGCACCTCTCACCTGACCCAACATAGCCCGACGCATTATCAGCTGGCCGGCAGCGTCAGCCGAAACTCGGTGCCTTCGCCGGGCCGCGACGTTACTTCCAGCTGGCCCTGGTGGCCGTTCACCACGATGTCGTGGCTGAGAGACAGACCCAGGCCTGTGCCCTCGCCCACCGGCTTGGTGGTGAAGAAAGGCTCAAAGATGCGGGGCAACACCTCGGGCGCAATGCCGGCGCCGTTGTCGCGCACCCACAGATGCAGGCGGCCATCGGGCAAACGGCCGCTGCCGATGGTCACGGTGGGCACGTAGCCCACTTCGGCGCGCTGCTGGCGCTGGCGCACGGCGTATAAGGCGTTGGTGCAGAGGTTGAGCAGCACCCGGCCCAGGTCCTGCGCCACCACCGCCGCCGCGGGCAGGGCGGGTTCCAGCTCCGTCCGCACCTCGGCCACGAAGCCCGGAAACTGTTGCTGCGTGCCCGCGTAAGCCAATTCCAGCTGCTGGCGGGCCAGCTCATTGAGGTCGGTTAGCTCGCGGGGGGCCTGGCCGGTGCGGGCATGTTCCAGCATGCCCTTGATGATGGCCGTGGCCCGCTGCCCGTGCTGACTGATGTTGAGCAGGTTTTGCTTGAGTCCGTCGAGGATGTCGCGCTCCAGGTTGCCGTCACGGGCCAGCTGCTGGGCGCCGTTGATTTCGTCTACCAGCTCCGTGCTGACTTCGGCAAACCGCTTCACGAAGCTGAGCGGGTTTTGCAGCTCGTGCGCTACGCCGGCCGTCATTTCGCCCAGAAAAGCCATTTTTTCACGCTGCACCAGCATCAGTTGGGCCTGTTTGAGGTCGGCCAATGAGGCCTGCAAGGCGGCGTTGGTGCGCTGCATCCGGCGGCCGTGGCGCAGTCGCAGCGCCAGCAGCAGCCCCAACCCGGCCAGGCCCACCAGCAGGCCGTAGGTCTGGTAGCGGTTGTGGATGGCCTGCTGGGCTACTATGGCTTCCTGGGCGCGCTGCCGCTCTAGGTAGTCCACGTTCTGTAGGCGCATTACTTTTTCCTGCCCAAACAACGTGTCCTTCATAGTCACCAGTAACTTCTGGTACCGGAAGGCGCTATCTAGTTGGCCGCGCTGGGCGAAATCTTGCGTCAGCAGCACACTGGCGTTGAGCACCCCGCGTAGAAATCCGTTCTGGCGGGCCGCCTGGGCCCCGAGCCGGGCATAATAAATGCTAGAATCGGACTGCTGTTGCTGCTGGTAAAGAGCGGCCAGCCCGAGGTAGGAGAAGTTGAGGCTGCGCAAGTGCCGTCGTCGCTTCGACTCGACCACGCTGCGACGGTAGTATTCCCGGGCTTCCGCGAAGTGTCCCTGCTTGCGGGCCACGTTGCCCAGGCCGTAGAGAATGTAGTTGGTGGAAGCGTGCAGCCGTTGGGCCAGCTGGTAGGCTCGCTGCTGATAGTACGCGGCCGAATCCAGCTCATCGTACAGATCATACGCCAGCCCGATGTTGCTCAGGTCCACGGCAATCCGGCGCTCATCGCCCAGCAGACTATCCAGCCGCAGGCCCTCAAAGTAGTATGACAGCCCCAGCTGCCGGTCGCGCAGATACACGTAGATAATGCCGATGCTGCGCAGATTCTGGGCCTGCAGCGTGGTATCCCGCAGCTCCCGGCCCAGCCGCAACGACTCCTGAAACAGTTCCAGGGCGCGGGCCAGATTACTTTCGCGCAGGGCTGCGCCCAAGCGGTTGAGCGCGGCGCCTTCGCCCGCCCGGTTATGGGTGCGCCGGGCCAGGGCCAGTGCCCGCCGCGAGTACGCGGCAGCAGCCTCCGTATCGGAAGCCCACAGCTGGTCGCTGATACGGCACAGCAGCTGCACCCGGCTGCTATCGGACTGCGGCAGCCGCTCCAGGGCCTGCAGGCTGTCGAGCGCCGAATGCCAGCGCGGCCCGGGTGCCTGAGCGGAAGCCAGCCGGGGGAGCAGTAGCAGCACCATGAACACCGCCAGGCGGCTGAGAACAGGTGTCAGAGGAGGAAGTACTGGTCTGGCCAAAGGACTATGTGGTACGCTCTCAGTCAGTTTATGAAGCTGAACAGCCTGCAAATATTCAACAAAAAAGCCTGATTCTACGGAGCAGCTTCCGTAACCGCTGCCCTAGCGCGACTACCGCTGGTTTCGGCTGAAAAAGCCCTGAATAAGTTAACACCTCCTGCCCCGGCGCGCCGGCAGAGGAACCCTATATTTGGGCTTTACCGACTGCTTCCGCTTACCCACACACGCAGGTTTTATGCATTCGATAACTACCCCGACCGATACGCTTATCGAATTCGTGCGCGACATCGGCCTCACGGTACACGAGGCTTCCCTAGTGCAGCCGACCTTCCTACCCGGGCTGCTCATCGCGCGGGGTCAGTTGGTGGTAGACCGTCAGCGGCTGCTGTATCCCGGCGACATTCTGCACGAGGCCGGCCACCTAGCCGTAACGCCGGCAGCCGAACGCCCCTCGCTGGGTGGCAACATCACCGAAAATCATCCGGAGAAAGAAGGTGAAGAACTGGCCGTGCTGGCCTGGAGCTACGCCGCTGCCCAGGCCCTGGAACTGCCCACGCTGGTGGTGTTTCATCCGGCTGGCTACAAAGGCCAGAGCGAGTGGCTGGCAGAGCTGTTCGACAGCGGCCAGTACCCGGGCCTGCCGCTGCTGGCGTGGATGGGGTTAACTTTGGCCGCTGAATTCCCCCGGATGCACCGGTGGCTGCGCGACTAAGCCTGTACGTGCTGGCAGCCCGTCACACGTTCCACCACGTAGCCGGTAGCCACACCGGCGGCGTAACATAGTAGGTCGCTCCACAAGAACCCGTGGCCCAGTACCAAGCCCCCCAGCGTGGTGCCGCGCACGGCCAGCAGCCAGGGTGGCTGCCATAACTGG containing:
- a CDS encoding phosphodiester glycosidase family protein, with the protein product MEPRRLALYWRDEKGKPLRSLARLREWLASKQQRLVFAANGGMYRMGNVPVGLYIENGRLRTPLDTGSGRGNFYLRPNGVFFLTTGGRAVIQPTTAFRSGPQIRYATQSGPMLVVEGRIHPAFQAGSRNLNVRNGVGVLPDGRVLLVMSKEPVNLCDFARYFQRRGCRNALCLDGFVSRTYLPARQWEQLDGDFGVMIAVTEPVRE
- a CDS encoding TonB-dependent receptor codes for the protein MKRLLYLFFFLLAGLPVQAQTTTLSGTVRDAAGQPLPGVNVFLKTTFDGASTDSVGRFRFDTPVRGSYVLQASLLGFITTERAVELTGQPLPLTLVLKSEPHALGSVVITAGAFEASDEHRSAALNTRDVQTTAGALADVAAAFNTLPGTTRVGEDGMLFVRGGAASETKTYLDGLPVQNPYNATVAAVPARGRFAPTLFKGTVFSTGGYSALYGQALSGVLLLNSTDLAPETQTGLSATSVFLGASRTKRWERTSLAVTADYTNLTPYTGLLPQNVRWDQAPRGLAISVSLHHRTGQAGMLKVYGTWTSQQFRIGQPSPEPAGTQTVGLRNGNGYLNTTFRSPLRRGWSLQTGLALSRDNQQLRPDSVRLRTLEQAVVGRVVLINDSAATRWNVKVGAEVLAQQVRQQVQPNVAEATVYRPAFSEQRAAGFVESDFQLTNRLAGRVGARTEYSAVLRRWNSAPRVALAYQTSGNSSVSGAYGRFYQNPDNALLLVQPRLRFEQATHAVLTYQYTHDRQLLQVEAYHKTYRHLTRFEGSAPRNPLGYDNGGSGYARGLDVLWRDRKTVKNLEYYISYGFLDTRRQYRHDPVAAVPTFAARHSVSVVGKYWVGGLHTLLGATASYGSPRRYHDLNQPEAGYNQGRLPSYQELSLNASYITRLLGHYTVVHAAVNNVLGRPNVFGYRYATQPAADGQFNRVAIGPTAPRMVFLGVFISINKKSPGDVNERPE
- a CDS encoding sensor histidine kinase yields the protein MEQSAVLGKYYPKYTWLKTLGLMLVLSVVLSFAFCPGCAVWSENFLISFGYNFCYTTGLWLANGVPSELLNRYVDWTENPLRRFLTTVAVSLLASLLVILVVTTAFRVGYFHKPFWSISWKAFVIPLGITLVVSLFMHSRSFLLSWREVSVRAQRLEKENAQAQADSLRRQLDPHFLFNSLNALTSLVEENDSVRASRFIRQLSQVYRYVLDSQDQEVVSLAEEMKFGEAYLFLQRTRLGEGLQVQLPPLTAATGALLVPPLALQLLLENALKHNATSQRNPLRIGIELDEPARTLTVRNSRQTRRLAEGESMGVGLKNLQARYAFLTPRPVVVAASELEFAVTLPLLELQ
- a CDS encoding tetratricopeptide repeat-containing sensor histidine kinase, with translation MVLLLLPRLASAQAPGPRWHSALDSLQALERLPQSDSSRVQLLCRISDQLWASDTEAAAAYSRRALALARRTHNRAGEGAALNRLGAALRESNLARALELFQESLRLGRELRDTTLQAQNLRSIGIIYVYLRDRQLGLSYYFEGLRLDSLLGDERRIAVDLSNIGLAYDLYDELDSAAYYQQRAYQLAQRLHASTNYILYGLGNVARKQGHFAEAREYYRRSVVESKRRRHLRSLNFSYLGLAALYQQQQQSDSSIYYARLGAQAARQNGFLRGVLNASVLLTQDFAQRGQLDSAFRYQKLLVTMKDTLFGQEKVMRLQNVDYLERQRAQEAIVAQQAIHNRYQTYGLLVGLAGLGLLLALRLRHGRRMQRTNAALQASLADLKQAQLMLVQREKMAFLGEMTAGVAHELQNPLSFVKRFAEVSTELVDEINGAQQLARDGNLERDILDGLKQNLLNISQHGQRATAIIKGMLEHARTGQAPRELTDLNELARQQLELAYAGTQQQFPGFVAEVRTELEPALPAAAVVAQDLGRVLLNLCTNALYAVRQRQQRAEVGYVPTVTIGSGRLPDGRLHLWVRDNGAGIAPEVLPRIFEPFFTTKPVGEGTGLGLSLSHDIVVNGHQGQLEVTSRPGEGTEFRLTLPAS